A window of the Coturnix japonica isolate 7356 chromosome 12, Coturnix japonica 2.1, whole genome shotgun sequence genome harbors these coding sequences:
- the PDZRN3 gene encoding E3 ubiquitin-protein ligase PDZRN3 isoform X2, producing MGCSLCTLQKQEEQYKLLYEVCQVNGKDLSKATHEQAVEAFKTAKEPIVVQVLRRTPRTKIFTAPESQLVDVGTQTDITFEHIMALSKMGSPTPPVSVLDPYLLPKDHPSVHEYYDPNDYMGGIHQEMDRDELELEEVDLHRVNSQDKLGLTVCYRTDDEDDIGIYVSEIDPNSIAAKDGRLREGDRIIQINGIEVQNREEAVALLSSEESKNISLLVARPEIQLDEGWMDDDRNDFLDDLHMDMLEEQHHQAMQFTASMLQQKKHEEDGGTTDTATILSNQHEKDSGVGRTDDSTRNDESSEQENNADDHTTSTNTLGSQKKLTYSHDTLGSGDMQFSNESFISADCTDVDFLGIPVDECERFRELLELKCQVKSANPYSLYYHTSTLDMSKSDQESVDKELEMLNEELRSIELECLNIVRAHKMQQLKDQYREPWMLHNSGFRNYNTSIDVRRHELSDITELPEKSDKDSSSAYNTGESCRSTPLTLEISPDNSLRRTAEGINCQGNEGAVAYNVSQKNLFSSSESHESSTGKCHSSAKDPETSKQMECKERKASDGSKSPTHGQKPSGSYVSPYHHSPYKHAHIPAHAQHYQSYMQLIQQKSAVEYAQSQMSLVSMCKDFSASQSEPRMEWKVKVRSDGTRYITKRPVRDRLLRERAIKIKEERSGMTTDDDAISEMKMGRYWSKEERKQHLVRAKEQRRRREFMMQSRLDCLKEQQGAEEKKEVNIIELSHKKMMKKRNKKIFDNWMTIQELLTHGTKSPDGTRVYNSFLSVTTV from the exons gTCAATGGGAAGGATTTATCTAAAGCAACACATGAGCAGGCAGTGGAAGCATTCAAAACAGCCAAGGAGCCCATTGTGGTGCAGGTCCTGAGGAGAACTCCACGCACCAAGATCTTCACTGCTCCTGAATCTCAGCTGGTGGATGTGGGCACTCAGACAGATATCACCTTTGAACACATCATGGCTCTAAGCAAGATGGGCTCGCCTACCCCACCTGTCTCAGTGCTGGACCCTTACCTCCTACCCAAAGA tcatCCATCAGTGCATGAATACTATGACCCAAATGACTACATGGGAGGAATCCATCAAGAAATGGACCGAGATGAGTTAGAATTGGAG GAAGTGGATTTGCACAGAGTGAACAGCCAGGACAAGCTCGGTCTTACTGTGTGTTACAGGACGGATGATGAGGATGACATTGGTATTTATGTGAGCGAG ATTGATCCCAACAGTATTGCTGCAAAAGATGGTCGACTCCGAGAAGGGGATCGCATTATTCAA ATCAATGGCATAGAGGTACAGAACCGAGAAGAAGCCGTAGCACTACTCAGCAGTGAAGAGAGCAAGAACATCTCCTTACTTGTTGCAAGACCAGAAATTCAG CTGGATGAAGGATGGATGGACGATGACAGAAATGATTTTCTGGATGACTTGCACATGGACATGTTAGAGGAGCAGCACCACCAGGCAATGCAATTTACTGCCAGCATGCTTCAGCAG AAGAAGCACGAGGAAGATGGTGGTACCACTGACACGGCCACTATTTTATCTAACCAGCATGAGAAGGACAGTGGCGTAGGGCGCACAGATGACAGCACTCGGAATGATGAGAGCTCTGAGCAAGAAAACAATGCAGATGATCACACTACTTCCACTAACACTTTAGGAAGCCAAAAGAAGCTGACATACAGTCATGATACCCTTGGAAGTGGCGATATGCAGTTCAGCAATGAGTCATTTATCTCAGCCGACTGCACGGATGTCGACTTCCTTGGCATCCCTGTAGATGAATGTGAGCGATTCCGGGAACTGCTGGAACTCAAATGCCAGGTGAAGTCTGCCAACCCTTACAGCCTGTATTACCATACCAGCACTCTGGATATGAGCAAAAGTGACCAAGAAAGCGTTGACAAAGAGCTGGAGATGCTGAATGAGGAGCTGCGCAGTATTGAGCTAGAGTGCCTGAACATTGTGAGAGCTCATAagatgcagcagctgaaagatCAGTACCGGGAGCCCTGGATGCTGCATAACAGTGGGTTCCGCAACTACAACACAAGCATCGATGTTCGCAGGCATGAGCTCTCAGACATTACAGAGCTCCCAGAGAAGTCTGACAAGGATAGCTCAAGTGCATACAACACAGGTGAAAGCTGCCGAAGCACTCCGCTCACACTTGAGATTTCTCCTGACAATTCCTTGCGCAGAACTGCAGAAGGCATCAACTGTCAAGGTAATGAGGGAGCAGTGGCATATAATGTCTCCcaaaagaatttgttttccagctcaGAAAGTCATGAATCCAGCACAGGTAAATGCCATTCATCTGCTAAAGATCCTGAGACGAGCAAACAGATGGAATGCAAGGAGAGAAAAGCCAGTGATGGAAGCAAAAGCCCTACTCATGGTCAGAAACCTTCTGGCTCTTATGTCTCCCCATACCACCACTCTCCATATAAGCATGCTCATATTCCTGCTCACGCACAGCACTATCAGAGCTACATGCAGCTGATCCAACAAAAATCAGCAGTGGAGTATGCACAGAGCCAAATGAGCCTGGTGAGTATGTGCAAAGACTTCAGTGCAAGTCAGAGTGAGCCGAGGATGGAGTGGAAAGTGAAGGTCCGAAGCGATGGAACCCGCTACATCACCAAGAGGCCAGTCAGGGACAGATTGCTGAGAGAACGAGCCATAAAGATTAAGGAAGAACGCAGTGGGATGACTACTGATGATGATGCCATAAGTGAAATGAAGATGGGCCGCTACTGGAGCAAAGAGGAGCGGAAGCAGCACTTGGTGCGAGCCAAGGAGCAGAGGAGGCGACGTGAGTTTATGATGCAGAGCAGGCTGGATTGTTTAAAGGAACAGCAaggtgcagaagaaaagaaagaggtgaaTATCATTGAACTGAGCCacaaaaaaatgatgaagaaaaggaataaaaaaatatttgacaaCTGGATGACAATCCAGGAACTGCTTACCCATGGAACAAAGTCACCAGATGGAACACGAGTGTACAATTCCTTCCTGTCAGTGACTACTGTATAA